The proteins below come from a single Cuculus canorus isolate bCucCan1 unplaced genomic scaffold, bCucCan1.pri scaffold_88_arrow_ctg1, whole genome shotgun sequence genomic window:
- the LOC128850827 gene encoding LOW QUALITY PROTEIN: acrosin-like (The sequence of the model RefSeq protein was modified relative to this genomic sequence to represent the inferred CDS: deleted 2 bases in 1 codon; substituted 1 base at 1 genomic stop codon) codes for SGSHRTCGLRPLDYYGYGSARVVGGRDAQPGAWPWIVSVQKVRETHISHVCGGSIIHPQWVLSAAHCFVDAQXGSREQGDPQNPGTGPVCSITGNSQPGSLQCTQKKAGVVPLHPRCLHLHSPCGSGMLGHRCPRSFPRSLGKQEARSCWAAPARASAPSHPSRHLPSRNVPAWRVVAGTTSLTAMGPEAQVRYVRQIIIHEDYDNTTQANDIALMELYEPFRCGPYVQLACVPDFSLQLWQLRNCYVSGWGVTTARSGGLPPALQEAKVPLIDIQVCNSSGWYRGDIHPHNLCAGYPQGGIDTCQGDSGGPLVCQDSYADRFWLVGLTSFGAGCARARRPGVYTSTRHFRDWILTQMMRRSVKAATATQRFWSHFLTTSNPVEMPQTTEPSYSSSCLYPLNKLVDFFTKVQEYLQVLKGGST; via the exons TTTCTGGTTCCCACAGGACCTGCGGACTCCGGCCCTTGGATTACTATGGCTATGGCTCAGCGCGTGTTGTTGGGGGCAGAGATGCCCAGCCAGGAGCCTGGCCATGGATTGTGAGCGTGCAGAAGGTCCGCGAGACGCACATCTCACACGTGTGTGGAGGGTCCATCATCCACCCCCAGTGGGTGCTGTCGGCAGCCCACTGCTTCGTTGATGCCCAgtaagg gagcagggaacaggGAGATCCCCAAAACCCCGGCACAGGCCCAGTGTGCAGCATCACGGGCAACTCCCAGCCCGGTTCCTTGCAGTGCACCCAGAAAAAGGCTGGGGTGGTGCCACTGCATCCCAGATGCCTCCATCTCCACAGTCCTTGTGGCTCAGGCATGTTGGGGCATAGATGCCCTAGAAGCTTTCCTCGCTCCCTTGGGAAGCAGGaggcaaggagctgctgggctgctccagcGCGTGCCTCTGCTCCCTCTCACCCCTCTCGCCATCTGCCTTCCAGGAATGTCCCAGCGTGGCGCGTGGTGGCCGGTACCACCTCCTTAACTGCTATGGGCCCAGAGGCACAAGTGCGCTACGTCAGACAGATCATCATTCATGAAGACTACGATAACACCACTCAGGCGAATGACATCGCCTTGATGGAACTGTACGAGCCTTTCCGGTGCGGCCCCTACGTGCAGCTCGCCTGTGTGCCTGACTTCTCACTGCAACTCTGGCAGCTGAGAAACTGCTACGTTAGCGGCTGGGGGGTCACCACGGCCAGAT CTGGAGGACTACCCCCGGCGCTGCAGGAGGCCAAGGTCCCCCTCATTGACATTCAAGTCTGCAACAGCAGCGGGTGGTACCGTGGGGACATCCACCCCCACAACCTGTGTGCAGGCTATCCGCAAGGCGGCATCGACACCTGCCAG GGGGACAGCGGGGGTCCTCTGGTCTGCCAAGATTCCTATGCTGACCGCTTCTGGCTGGTGGGATTGACCAGCTTTGGAgcaggctgtgccagagcccgTCGTCCCGGGGTCTACACTTCCACACGGCACTTCCGTGACTGGATCCTCACCCAGATGATGCGGCGCTCAGTTAAAGCAGCCACTGCAACGCAACGCTTCTGGAGCCACTTTCTCACTACCTCGAACCCTGTTGAGATGCCCCAAACAACGGAGCCAAGTTattccagctcctgcctgtATCCACTCAACAAGCTGGTGGACTTCTTCACTAAGGTGCAGGAGTATCTGCAGGTCCTGAAAGGCGGAAGCACCTGA